The genomic DNA tcaaagcttttcttgCACTGATCTGTCCATTCATATCTTACCCCCTTCTTAGTTAGCGAGGTCAGCGGCAAGGCAATCCGGAAAAAATTCTGGATGAACCTTCGATAGTAACCTGCCAACCCCAAGAAACTCCGTATCTCGGAAGCATTCTTTGGCGTATCCCAATTCCAAATTGCCTCAACCTTGGCCGGATCCACTTCTATCCCATTCCCTGAAACAATGTGCCCTAGAAATGAAATCTGATTCAGCCAAAAGTCACACTTACTAAATTTGGCATATAAATGATGATCCTTCAACGTCTGCAGCACCGTGGTTAAATACAGACGATGTTCTTGGCAATTTCGAGAGTAAATTaatatatcgtcaatgaagacaataacAAACTGGTCCAAGTAAGAgtgaaatacccgattcatcaagtccataaatgcTGCTAGGGCATTAGtaagtccaaatggcataaccAGGAACTCGTAATGCCCGTATCGGGTTCTGAATGTTGTTTTGTGCACATCCTTCTCCTTTACCTTCATCTGATGATACCCTGATCgcaagtcaatttttgaaaacactGTTGCTCCCTGTAACTGGTCGAACATGTCATCAATCCTGGGCAATGAGTATTTGTTCTTGACTGTCACTCGATTCAGCTCCCGGTAATTGATGCACAGACGCATGGTCCCATCTTTCTTGCGTACGAATAACACCGATGCTCCCCATGGTGACACTCTTGGTCGAATAAAACCCTTGTCCAGCAATTCCTGCAACTGCCCCTTCAACTCTTTCATTTCGGTAGGCGCCAACAGGTATGGTGTTTTTGACACCGGCGTAGTCCCCGGTACTAGTTCTATTCCAAATTCCACCTCCCGAGTCGGAGGTAGACCTGTAACATCCTTTGGAAACACCTCTGGGAAGTCTCGGGCTATTTCCACTTCCTCCAAACTTGGTCGTTGTGTCTCCGATTTAACCGAGATGTGAACTAAAAGACCCTCAAATCCCTTGCTTAGCATTCGTTGAGCTTTGCACATGGAGATCATGTGGGGAACAGCTATCTGTGAAGCTGCTTGAAAAATGAGGTGTTTTTCATTTGGTATCTTCAACTTAATCGTCCGCTGTTTGCAATTAATGACTGCCTCGTGCTGAACCAGCCAGTCCATGCCAAGGATCACATCAAACTCTGTCATTTCCAACACGATGAACCTCGCGCCCACCATATGATTTTGCATCATCATTTGATAGTTCTTTACCATCCTGTTGCTATGCAATTCCTCCCCCGATGGTAATGAAACATTATATTCGGCAACCATTCGTTCAGGTATAATGCCCAGTTTTGTGAGGTAAGCCTCAGATATAAAGGAATGTGTAGCTCCGGAATCTATTAATGCATGGGCTGGAATATTGGCAACATAAATCATACCTGTGATAATAGCTGTGTCCAGGTCCACCTGCTCTTGAGTCATCGTAAATACTCTCCCTTTGGTTGGCTCCGTGAGCAGTGGACATTCTCTCGCGAAGTGTCCTGGCTTCTTACACATATAGCAAGCATCTGTACCCGTCAAACACTACCCAGTGTGAATCTTCTCACACTTGGAACAGCGAACCTTGTTTTCAGCCCTGAAATTAGTGCCTTTAGCTGCTTGTGTCTTCTGAATTTGCTGTCGTGGCTGTGGCTGCTTAAACGACTGCTTTCCTGGATTCTGACCAGGAACTGTCTTCTTCTTTCCCGGTTCCTGCTGATCCTGTCCCTGTTAACTCAATCTCTTATTCTGAGCTTCCTTGATCATGTCATTTCTGTCTCTTTTGGACATCAGTGCTTGGTCAACTACCTCTCTGAATGTGGTGACCCGACTCAGCCTGACATCATGGCGAATAGCCAGCCTCAACCATTCTGTGAAGTGCTTCAGTTCCTCGACTAGTTGGCTGGTAATCATAGGTACGAAATAGCGTCCTCTCTCGAACCTCTTGACATACTCCGCCACTGTCAAATCTCCCTGGTGAAGCTCCAAGAATTCCCGTGCCAGTCGTGTCCTGTTGTCAAATGTGAAATACTTTCCATAGAATACCTCCTTAAAATCAGTCCAAGTCAAAGTAGCCAGATCTACGGTCAGCCGCACACCCTCCCACCATACTCGAGCATCATCCCGGAGCATGAATATCGCACACTTGACCTTGTTCGCATCTGTGAGCTGCATGAAGTCAAATATCATTTCTAGAGACCGAATCCATCCCTCTGCACCAATTGGGTCTGTGGTGCCTTTAAACTCCGTCGGTCCAAGCTCCCGAAACTGCTTGTAGACCGGTTGCGTGCTAGGTGTAGAACGTCTGAGGGTGCTCCCCTGATCTCGGGCCTGCAATATTTGTTGAATCTGTTCCCCATGAATGCGGTTCTGCTCATGTAGAAGTGCAGTAAGTCCTTCTAGAAACTGGTTGTTCTATCCACCCATCTCTCCGTTATTGTTGTTCCTTCTACCAGCCATAACC from Zingiber officinale cultivar Zhangliang chromosome 4A, Zo_v1.1, whole genome shotgun sequence includes the following:
- the LOC121972467 gene encoding uncharacterized protein LOC121972467; this encodes MYWLWLNRIHGEQIQQILQARDQGSTLRRSTPSTQPVYKQFRELGPTEFKGTTDPIGAEGWIRSLEMIFDFMQLTDANKVKCAIFMLRDDARVWWEGVRLTVDLATLTWTDFKEVFYGKYFTFDNRTRLAREFLELHQGDLTVAEYVKRFERGRYFVPMITSQLVEELKHFTEWLRLAIRHDVRLSRVTTFREGQDQQEPGKKKTVPGQNPGKQSFKQPQPRQQIQKTQAAKGTNFRAENKVRCSKCEKIHTG